The sequence ACGACGACATCGCCAATCTCATCATTGCCCAACTTTTGTTTCTCGAAGCCGAAGACCCGGACAAGGATATCACCTTCTATATCAACTCACCGGGCGGCATCGTAACCTCGGGTATGGCGATTTATGACACCATGAACTATGTCAAGTGCGACATCGCCACCCTGTGCATGGGCCAAGCCGCCAGCATGGGCGCGGTGCTGCTTGCTGCCGGGACCAAGGGCAAACGATACGTGCTTCCCAACTCACGGATCATGATTCACCAACCGATGGGCGGATTCCAAGGCCAGGCTACCGATGTTGATATCCATGCCCGTGAAATCCTGCGGATGCGCCAAGACTTGAACAAGATCCTGGCCCATCACACCGGCCAGAAGGTAACCCGAATTCAACGCGACACCGAACGGGACTTCTTCATGAGCGCCACAGAAGCTAAGACCTACGGCTTGGTCGATAAGGTTCTGACCAGACGGCAGAATACGGAGGGAGAATAATGGCTAAACGCAACAACAACCATATTGTTTGTTCCTTTTGTGAAAAGAAGCAAGAGGAGGTCAAAAAGCTGATCGCCGGCCCTGATGTCTTCATCTGCGACGAATGCATCGATCTCTGCAACGAAATTGTCCAGGAAGATAAAGGCCAGGCAATGGCCACTATCGACTCAGACATCAACCTGCTTAAGCCCAAGGATATCAAGGCCAAGCTTGACGATTACGTCATCGGTCAGGATCATGCGAAACGGGTATTGGCTGTAGCTGTGCACAACCACTACAAAAGGATCAGCAGCAA comes from Desulfobulbaceae bacterium and encodes:
- a CDS encoding ATP-dependent Clp protease proteolytic subunit, which codes for DDIANLIIAQLLFLEAEDPDKDITFYINSPGGIVTSGMAIYDTMNYVKCDIATLCMGQAASMGAVLLAAGTKGKRYVLPNSRIMIHQPMGGFQGQATDVDIHAREILRMRQDLNKILAHHTGQKVTRIQRDTERDFFMSATEAKTYGLVDKVLTRRQNTEGE